In a genomic window of Corynebacterium lizhenjunii:
- a CDS encoding WXG100 family type VII secretion target encodes MSALFRTEADVMVSTAGRVDSTNNEVQGELTRLQGVVDTVRGSWAGSAQVSFDNLMQRYNTAAQQLREALTSISDNIRSNARNFDSTESENAQAFSNVGGAGLAL; translated from the coding sequence ATGTCCGCATTGTTTAGGACTGAAGCCGATGTCATGGTTTCCACCGCTGGTCGGGTGGATTCCACAAATAATGAAGTCCAGGGGGAACTCACCCGCTTGCAGGGAGTGGTCGATACCGTTCGGGGCTCCTGGGCCGGCAGCGCACAGGTCTCCTTTGACAACCTGATGCAGCGCTACAACACCGCAGCTCAGCAGCTGCGGGAGGCTCTGACCTCCATCAGTGACAACATTCGTTCAAATGCCCGCAACTTCGACTCCACGGAGTCTGAAAACGCCCAGGCATTCAGCAACGTCGGCGGCGCTGGGCTGGCTTTGTAA
- a CDS encoding WXG100 family type VII secretion target, translating into MSAIKYEFGAISTAAADINSTSGRINGLLGDLKSVIAPMAATWEGESAAAYQQAQDKWDRAAAELNTVLATISRTVADSNDRMSDVNRRAAASWG; encoded by the coding sequence ATGTCTGCCATCAAATATGAATTTGGCGCAATCTCTACCGCTGCAGCGGATATTAACTCCACCTCCGGGCGGATCAATGGGCTGTTGGGGGACCTCAAGTCCGTCATCGCCCCCATGGCCGCTACGTGGGAGGGCGAGTCGGCTGCCGCGTACCAGCAGGCCCAAGATAAATGGGACCGTGCCGCAGCAGAGCTCAACACCGTCTTGGCTACCATTTCCCGCACTGTTGCCGATAGCAATGATCGCATGTCGGACGTTAACCGGCGGGCAGCTGCTAGCTGGGGATAG
- a CDS encoding SdpI family protein yields the protein MTVYSAIMAAAWGIGGVLLLWMGAKSAKGQLPRNAFAGIRTTTMMASDEAWVVGHKAAAGYFTGIGIVLVIAAIACLVVDDSIIGWISIPVVVVLLVGVLLATRKANVAVAQLPESSA from the coding sequence ATGACAGTGTATTCGGCCATAATGGCAGCTGCGTGGGGAATTGGCGGGGTATTGCTGCTGTGGATGGGAGCAAAATCCGCCAAGGGGCAGTTGCCGCGCAACGCCTTCGCGGGCATTCGTACCACCACCATGATGGCTAGCGATGAGGCCTGGGTGGTCGGACATAAAGCTGCGGCTGGTTACTTCACGGGAATTGGTATTGTGCTGGTCATCGCTGCGATTGCTTGCCTAGTGGTGGATGACTCCATCATTGGGTGGATCAGTATCCCCGTGGTTGTGGTGTTGCTGGTTGGCGTGCTCTTAGCCACGCGCAAGGCCAATGTGGCCGTGGCGCAGTTGCCCGAGTCCAGCGCATAA
- a CDS encoding IS3 family transposase (programmed frameshift), which yields MPRKTYSEQFKRDAVAVYENSMEGSFNSIAADLGINRNSLANWVDKYGTGKRARRSREQARARQVGDAERIRQLEKKLAIVEEERDILRRATLYFGQGDELVIRFKFIDDHTHRYSVKRMCQVLDVHRSSYYAWKKAKPKRLARRSADEALGRQIREVFDEEKGLYGAKRIAAELSERDDSSPVNHKRVARVMKKLGLYGFSKKRRVKTTVSASSRRVFPDLVKRRFRADETNRLLVGDITYLPIQGGTNLYLATVIDCYSRRLVGFSIADHMRSELAIDALEEALRQRGSLAGAIFHSDHGSVYTSKEFQQSCRDLGVIQSMGAVGTSADNALAESFNATLKREVLRNRRCFASVDQARRQVFAWCVRYNTKRRHSWCKYMSPIQFEAATCAILNAVA from the exons ATGCCCCGTAAGACGTATTCTGAGCAGTTCAAGCGCGATGCTGTCGCGGTCTACGAGAACTCTATGGAAGGCTCCTTCAATTCCATTGCTGCAGATCTTGGTATTAACCGAAATTCCCTAGCGAACTGGGTCGACAAGTACGGCACCGGCAAGCGCGCTCGTCGTAGCCGTGAGCAGGCCCGTGCCCGGCAGGTTGGTGATGCTGAACGGATCCGGCAGCTTGAAAAGAAGCTGGCCATCGTCGAAGAAGAACGCGATATCTTGCGCAGGGCCACCTTATATTTCG GCCAAGGAGATGAACTCGTAATCCGCTTCAAGTTCATCGATGACCATACCCACCGGTATTCGGTAAAGCGGATGTGTCAGGTGCTCGACGTACACCGGTCGTCGTATTACGCATGGAAGAAGGCCAAGCCGAAGCGTCTGGCTCGCAGGAGTGCTGATGAAGCACTTGGCAGGCAAATCCGTGAGGTCTTTGATGAGGAAAAAGGCCTCTACGGAGCCAAACGAATTGCAGCTGAGCTCTCCGAGCGCGACGACAGTAGCCCAGTCAACCACAAGCGCGTGGCCCGGGTGATGAAGAAATTAGGCCTGTACGGGTTTAGTAAGAAGCGCCGTGTGAAAACCACGGTGTCCGCTTCTTCCCGCCGGGTATTCCCGGACCTGGTCAAAAGGCGTTTCCGTGCTGATGAGACTAATCGTTTGCTTGTTGGCGATATCACTTACCTGCCTATCCAAGGAGGAACAAATCTGTATCTCGCGACCGTCATCGACTGCTATTCACGCAGGCTGGTCGGGTTTTCTATTGCTGATCACATGCGTAGCGAGTTGGCCATCGATGCCCTGGAGGAAGCACTCAGGCAGCGCGGAAGCCTTGCTGGGGCGATCTTCCACAGTGACCACGGCAGTGTCTATACCTCGAAAGAGTTTCAACAAAGCTGCCGCGACCTGGGAGTTATCCAGTCCATGGGTGCGGTGGGAACGAGTGCCGATAATGCTCTAGCGGAGTCGTTTAACGCCACCCTCAAGCGTGAAGTACTGCGTAATCGACGATGCTTCGCCTCAGTCGACCAGGCCCGCAGGCAAGTCTTTGCCTGGTGCGTCAGATACAACACCAAGCGACGACACTCCTGGTGCAAATACATGTCCCCCATACAATTCGAAGCAGCTACATGCGCTATCCTAAATGCTGTAGCTTAA
- a CDS encoding MFS transporter yields MSLWHNRDYRLLMSGQTVSVIGNQITTFALFLAVLNVTNSPTTASFVSGLFVLSMVVFGLPIGRLVDRFPRLLILRVAVTIGLVGSLLCVWAAISDSAGAGPATESLPEGSPYSEPLAGGSLTGTSPVLLFALGALVLGAVNSAFGTAERAFLKEIVPPDLLAKAMAVNQGRYSIGVIAGPPIAGLLLAHSNHAPFWADAASFVWVLGCLLLIRPQPKTQLDTPAQTPPLRPAWEWLKSQKQLFAIGWYSPLLNFSFAGITTLSLLSLKYADLSTTALGTYQAGIGIAGLVGAIVAGKLVESTPAGPMLLTSMVLFSVSLGATVINPLLPSPAGLWLIIAGMVLAGLFLPKGLTPLEWTWANPGC; encoded by the coding sequence ATGTCGCTGTGGCACAATCGCGACTATCGGCTGCTAATGTCCGGGCAAACTGTTAGCGTCATTGGCAATCAGATCACCACCTTTGCGCTCTTCCTGGCCGTACTCAACGTGACCAATTCTCCGACTACGGCCAGTTTCGTTTCCGGGCTCTTTGTGCTGAGCATGGTGGTCTTTGGTTTGCCCATCGGGCGCTTAGTGGACCGCTTTCCACGGCTGCTGATTCTGCGTGTTGCTGTGACCATCGGGCTCGTGGGTTCGCTGCTGTGCGTGTGGGCGGCCATATCTGACAGCGCTGGTGCTGGCCCAGCCACGGAATCCTTACCTGAGGGATCGCCGTACTCCGAGCCGCTGGCCGGCGGGTCACTGACTGGCACATCGCCGGTCCTTCTCTTTGCTTTAGGGGCACTGGTCCTTGGTGCGGTGAATTCCGCCTTCGGCACTGCGGAGCGTGCCTTCCTCAAGGAGATAGTGCCCCCTGATTTGTTGGCCAAGGCCATGGCCGTCAATCAGGGCCGCTATTCAATCGGCGTTATCGCAGGCCCTCCAATCGCGGGCCTGTTGCTTGCGCATTCCAACCACGCCCCGTTTTGGGCCGATGCAGCCAGCTTCGTCTGGGTGTTGGGGTGCCTCCTGCTCATCCGTCCCCAGCCCAAAACTCAGCTCGATACACCCGCGCAAACCCCGCCTTTGCGTCCCGCCTGGGAGTGGCTCAAAAGCCAAAAACAGCTCTTTGCGATCGGCTGGTATAGTCCCCTGCTCAACTTTTCCTTCGCAGGGATAACCACGTTGTCTCTACTGAGTTTGAAGTACGCGGACCTTAGCACGACTGCGCTGGGTACGTACCAAGCGGGTATCGGCATAGCAGGCTTAGTTGGCGCCATCGTGGCCGGCAAACTAGTGGAGAGTACACCTGCAGGCCCCATGCTGCTGACATCAATGGTCCTTTTCTCAGTTTCTCTTGGGGCCACCGTAATAAATCCTCTGTTGCCCTCCCCGGCAGGCCTGTGGTTAATCATTGCCGGAATGGTGTTAGCTGGCCTCTTTTTGCCCAAGGGCCTGACCCCCTTGGAGTGGACATGGGCTAACCCCGGTTGCTAG